A single window of Desulfovibrio sp. G11 DNA harbors:
- a CDS encoding NUDIX hydrolase — protein MKTIPYTGLKNPAHSLEVVDNENRPLCIMPDEDVIRQRLPHRAVALLVSDRNGQALLTRSSQGWCFSSHGRVPAGMACEYRVREILLNDWGYEGKQISALGLIAPGLENAMTFLHLFTARLPRTIIAAKAADRDRHLLVDRDELKGLGTHFADLLSPLMRTAIQRQYLFPA, from the coding sequence ATGAAAACGATTCCTTACACCGGTCTGAAAAATCCTGCCCACAGCCTTGAGGTGGTGGACAATGAAAACAGGCCATTATGCATAATGCCTGACGAAGACGTCATCCGCCAGCGCCTGCCGCATCGCGCGGTGGCCTTGCTTGTGAGCGATAGAAACGGCCAAGCCCTGCTGACACGGAGCAGTCAGGGCTGGTGTTTTTCATCTCATGGCCGCGTACCAGCAGGCATGGCGTGTGAATACCGCGTCCGGGAAATTTTGCTCAACGACTGGGGCTATGAGGGAAAACAGATTTCCGCCCTTGGACTCATAGCCCCAGGCCTTGAAAATGCCATGACCTTCTTACATCTGTTTACGGCCAGACTGCCGCGCACCATCATTGCCGCCAAGGCCGCCGACCGGGACCGGCACCTGCTGGTGGACCGGGATGAACTCAAGGGGCTGGGTACGCACTTTGCTGACCTTCTTTCTCCCCTTATGCGCACTGCCATACAAAGACAGTATCTTTTCCCTGCATGA
- a CDS encoding inositol monophosphatase family protein codes for MIDVNSIRKRCVDIVLQSGEIVREHWFQPSNVRHKGSIDLVTQTDLAVENFLKEKLADLVPGACFLAEESSQEDSAPKDTCWIIDPVDGTTNLVHRIPQVGTSVALWHQGRVELGVVNVPMLRRCYWAARGYGAFCNDSRIAVSGVDSLGDALVGTGFPYDIAARLPEVMERLALVLPIAQGVRRIGAASIDLAYVACGKLDIFYEAGLKPWDYAAGMLLVEEAGGRVSNLNGDPLQFGEPLLASNGRLHALAVDLLSSTN; via the coding sequence ATGATCGATGTTAATTCCATTCGCAAGCGCTGTGTAGATATCGTGCTGCAAAGCGGTGAAATCGTGCGTGAACACTGGTTTCAGCCCAGCAATGTCCGTCACAAGGGCAGTATTGATCTGGTGACCCAGACTGATCTGGCTGTTGAAAATTTTTTGAAAGAAAAACTCGCGGACCTTGTACCAGGAGCATGCTTTTTGGCTGAAGAAAGCAGCCAGGAAGATTCTGCCCCCAAAGATACCTGCTGGATTATCGACCCTGTGGACGGCACGACAAATCTCGTACACCGTATCCCCCAGGTCGGCACATCTGTTGCGTTATGGCATCAAGGACGGGTTGAACTCGGGGTTGTGAACGTGCCGATGCTGCGCCGTTGTTACTGGGCAGCCCGTGGGTATGGTGCGTTTTGTAATGATTCACGCATTGCAGTCAGCGGGGTAGACAGCCTGGGGGACGCTCTTGTGGGTACGGGCTTTCCCTATGATATTGCGGCGCGCCTGCCTGAGGTTATGGAGCGGCTTGCCCTGGTGTTGCCCATTGCTCAAGGAGTGCGGCGTATCGGCGCGGCCTCCATTGACCTTGCCTATGTGGCCTGCGGCAAGCTGGATATTTTTTATGAGGCCGGACTCAAACCCTGGGACTACGCTGCTGGCATGCTGCTGGTCGAAGAGGCGGGCGGGCGTGTAAGCAATCTTAACGGCGATCCGCTGCAATTTGGCGAACCTTTGCTTGCCAGCAACGGACGCCTGCACGCTCTGGCCGTGGACTTGCTAAGCTCTACCAACTGA
- a CDS encoding IS30 family transposase yields MGYAHLAREERYYICQAVKSGTSLRAIAKAIGRSVSTVSRELARNTGARGYRYRQAHKRSQKRQTSKGKKRIGLEVWTYVEQCLHQDFSPEQISGVLKRKGFALSHEWIYQYILADKKRGGTLHSRLRCQRKRKRRYGKPDRRGQIKGRISIDIRPSIVAERSRLGDWEADTVEGSKGGPVLVTLAERKSRLFLFGKAPNKSASEVRRVIEGLLTPIKDFVQTITYDNGKEFSYHADVSATLEAQGFFAHPYHSWERGLNENSNGLLRQYFPKGVSLASVTQDEIIAAMCRLNWRPRKCLGFKTPYEVFLEDANTQGLGVAL; encoded by the coding sequence ATGGGCTATGCACACCTTGCCAGGGAAGAACGGTACTACATCTGCCAGGCAGTGAAAAGTGGAACGTCACTGAGGGCCATAGCCAAAGCGATAGGCCGTAGCGTCTCAACTGTAAGCCGCGAACTTGCGCGAAATACCGGGGCGCGTGGCTACCGCTACAGGCAGGCACACAAGCGCAGTCAAAAAAGGCAGACCAGTAAAGGGAAGAAGCGCATTGGCCTTGAGGTATGGACGTATGTTGAACAGTGTCTGCACCAGGACTTCAGTCCGGAGCAAATCTCTGGAGTTCTCAAACGCAAAGGTTTTGCCCTCAGTCATGAATGGATTTACCAGTACATTCTGGCGGACAAAAAACGAGGAGGAACGCTGCACAGCCGTTTGCGCTGCCAGCGCAAACGCAAACGACGATATGGCAAACCCGACAGACGAGGTCAAATCAAGGGGCGTATCAGCATAGACATACGCCCGTCCATTGTTGCCGAGCGCTCACGCCTTGGTGATTGGGAGGCTGATACCGTTGAAGGCAGTAAAGGAGGCCCCGTTTTGGTGACACTTGCAGAGCGTAAAAGTCGTCTTTTCCTGTTTGGCAAGGCTCCCAACAAAAGCGCCAGCGAAGTAAGGCGGGTCATTGAAGGACTCTTGACACCCATTAAGGACTTTGTTCAGACTATTACCTATGATAACGGCAAGGAGTTCAGCTACCATGCCGATGTGTCAGCTACACTCGAGGCTCAGGGATTTTTTGCGCACCCCTACCATTCGTGGGAGCGTGGCTTGAACGAGAACTCCAATGGCCTTCTACGCCAATACTTCCCCAAGGGGGTAAGCTTGGCATCGGTCACGCAAGATGAGATCATAGCGGCAATGTGCCGCTTGAACTGGCGGCCTAGAAAATGCCTTGGGTTTAAGACACCCTATGAAGTTTTTTTAGAAGACGCCAATACCCAAGGACTGGGTGTTGCACTTTGA
- a CDS encoding rod shape-determining protein, with product MFLRRLFRFLSKDIAMDLGTANTLLYTRAHGIVVNEPSVVALDANTGKILAVGAAAKEYIGRTPRSIRAVRPMKDGVIADFDVTRAMISYFVQKAISGLRLVRPSMAICIPTGITQVEKRAVIDSAMLAGAVDISMIEEPMAAAIGADLPIHEPLGNLVLDIGGGTSEVAVITLSGVANSQSVRVAGDTMNLAVQRFMRDAFRMEVGDNTAENVKKIIGAAVPMPNAPILEVSGKDMVRGCPRVVKVTEAHIREALREPVQAILEVVLRALEKTPPELAADIYRNGMLMAGGGSLLKGLDQYISRETRLKVFVDKDPLTTVLRGTARAMLDRETYRSVFIN from the coding sequence ATGTTTTTGCGGCGTCTTTTCCGCTTTTTGTCCAAAGACATCGCTATGGACCTGGGTACGGCCAATACTTTGCTTTACACTAGGGCGCATGGCATTGTTGTCAATGAACCCTCGGTAGTGGCTCTTGATGCGAATACGGGCAAAATTCTGGCTGTGGGAGCTGCCGCCAAGGAATACATCGGTCGCACACCACGGAGTATCCGCGCCGTACGGCCTATGAAAGACGGCGTTATTGCTGATTTTGACGTCACTCGGGCCATGATTTCCTATTTTGTACAAAAGGCCATCAGCGGCCTGCGTCTGGTCAGGCCGTCCATGGCCATCTGTATCCCCACCGGAATTACCCAGGTAGAGAAAAGGGCTGTCATCGATTCCGCCATGTTGGCGGGGGCTGTTGATATTTCCATGATAGAAGAACCTATGGCCGCTGCCATAGGGGCTGACCTGCCCATTCATGAGCCTTTGGGCAACCTGGTGCTGGATATTGGCGGCGGCACAAGCGAAGTGGCTGTTATTACGCTGTCGGGTGTTGCCAACTCCCAGTCCGTCCGGGTGGCTGGCGACACGATGAATCTGGCGGTGCAGCGTTTTATGCGTGACGCCTTTCGTATGGAAGTGGGTGACAATACCGCTGAAAACGTTAAAAAAATCATTGGGGCGGCTGTTCCCATGCCCAATGCACCCATCCTTGAAGTTTCAGGTAAAGACATGGTGCGTGGCTGCCCGCGCGTAGTCAAGGTAACCGAAGCGCATATTCGAGAGGCCCTGCGTGAGCCTGTACAGGCCATTCTGGAAGTTGTCCTGCGCGCTCTCGAAAAAACACCTCCAGAACTGGCGGCAGATATTTACCGCAACGGCATGCTCATGGCTGGCGGCGGTTCACTGCTGAAGGGGCTTGATCAGTATATCTCCCGCGAAACCCGCCTCAAGGTTTTTGTGGACAAGGATCCGCTTACCACCGTACTGCGCGGCACTGCCAGAGCGATGCTTGACCGGGAAACATACCGCTCCGTTTTTATCAATTAG
- a CDS encoding GAF domain-containing protein, with translation MTENTLEKHILSIVCSVFDAYSVVLFLPDEEGELHHLAASFSLGDKVGGNSTVLPGKGLVGWIVRNRQPLLVPNFDQRQSNLGYYSGGEEANIKAFMGCPVPTGGALCVDSKRQYSFSDKDHKILQMFAELVARQQGSRGRQELAGDIPRYFVELGVIQDLRFRYKRWPQFLQNYLRIMVEATGFDYCAFASVDTPGETYCVEAESVRLLLDGQEPLILPMGSGITGWVFRNDQPVMAEGVEGAPSAVLFGKLPDMPDFQAAICMPVMVNKSTRGVLCLAHTQPQQIDESMRSFVRQAVDHLALFLENLYLKVRLRGMLPKARVHSDGPQAYDPDSAPMPPEKEY, from the coding sequence ATGACTGAAAACACATTGGAAAAGCATATACTCAGTATCGTTTGCAGCGTTTTTGACGCGTATTCCGTCGTATTGTTCCTGCCCGATGAAGAAGGCGAGTTGCATCATCTGGCAGCCTCGTTCAGCCTGGGAGACAAGGTCGGCGGCAATTCCACCGTGCTGCCCGGCAAGGGGCTGGTAGGCTGGATTGTGCGCAATCGACAGCCGCTGCTCGTTCCCAATTTTGACCAGCGTCAGAGCAATCTTGGCTATTATTCCGGTGGCGAAGAAGCCAACATCAAGGCTTTCATGGGCTGCCCCGTGCCCACCGGCGGCGCATTATGCGTTGACAGTAAGAGGCAGTACTCCTTTTCTGACAAAGATCACAAGATACTTCAGATGTTCGCCGAGCTTGTGGCCCGCCAGCAGGGCAGCAGGGGACGTCAGGAGCTTGCCGGGGATATCCCGCGCTACTTTGTGGAACTGGGAGTTATTCAGGACCTGCGCTTCCGCTACAAACGCTGGCCGCAATTTTTGCAAAACTATCTGCGCATTATGGTCGAAGCCACTGGTTTTGACTACTGTGCTTTTGCCTCTGTTGATACGCCGGGCGAAACATACTGCGTTGAGGCCGAATCTGTACGCCTGCTGCTTGACGGACAGGAACCGTTGATTCTGCCCATGGGTAGCGGTATCACGGGCTGGGTTTTTCGTAATGACCAGCCTGTCATGGCCGAAGGCGTAGAAGGTGCGCCCTCGGCGGTGCTTTTCGGCAAACTGCCTGATATGCCGGATTTTCAGGCTGCCATCTGTATGCCGGTTATGGTCAACAAGAGTACACGCGGCGTTTTGTGTCTGGCACATACGCAGCCGCAGCAGATTGATGAATCCATGCGCAGTTTTGTGCGTCAGGCTGTTGATCATCTGGCCCTGTTTCTTGAAAATCTGTATCTCAAGGTCCGTCTTCGCGGCATGCTGCCCAAGGCCAGAGTGCACAGCGACGGACCCCAGGCATATGACCCGGATAGTGCTCCCATGCCACCAGAGAAAGAATATTAG
- a CDS encoding 16S rRNA (uracil(1498)-N(3))-methyltransferase gives MSLAFFYLAPEKWAKEVCLEDQEARHLSQVLRLGPGNEVGLLDGRGRKGRFIVRKAGKKNVQLECISEERLPLPEARAIIALAFSKAVRRGFFMEKAVELGAHGIWLWQGDHSQGKLSAAAEEACHGQLVAGAKQCGNPWLPEIRGLANGVDELATLAAGADHRILPWEAQDNVPMLTPALAGQPGLSVYVIGPEGGFSSRELDMLKRSGFVAVSLGARVLRCETAATLCLGLHWWASQLPEKSCPEMEPGA, from the coding sequence ATGAGTTTAGCTTTTTTTTACCTTGCTCCTGAAAAGTGGGCAAAGGAAGTTTGTCTTGAAGACCAGGAAGCCCGCCACCTGAGTCAGGTTTTACGGCTTGGCCCCGGAAATGAGGTGGGCCTGCTGGATGGTCGGGGCCGCAAAGGCCGCTTTATTGTACGCAAGGCAGGCAAAAAAAACGTCCAGCTTGAATGCATCAGCGAAGAGCGTCTGCCACTGCCCGAAGCCCGTGCGATAATAGCCCTTGCGTTCAGCAAGGCTGTACGCCGGGGATTTTTCATGGAAAAGGCCGTAGAGTTAGGCGCTCACGGCATCTGGCTTTGGCAGGGCGACCACAGCCAGGGCAAACTTTCAGCCGCAGCCGAAGAGGCGTGCCATGGTCAGCTTGTGGCCGGGGCCAAACAGTGCGGCAACCCCTGGCTGCCCGAAATACGTGGTCTCGCCAATGGGGTTGACGAACTGGCAACTCTTGCCGCCGGGGCCGATCACCGGATTTTGCCGTGGGAGGCACAGGATAATGTACCCATGCTTACCCCCGCCCTGGCAGGCCAGCCGGGTCTGAGCGTGTATGTCATCGGGCCTGAAGGCGGCTTTTCATCACGTGAGCTGGATATGCTCAAGCGGTCCGGGTTTGTTGCGGTAAGTCTGGGCGCCCGTGTGCTGCGTTGCGAGACAGCGGCCACCCTGTGCCTGGGGCTGCACTGGTGGGCCTCGCAACTGCCGGAAAAGAGCTGTCCAGAAATGGAGCCTGGGGCATGA
- a CDS encoding replication-associated recombination protein A codes for MSVSKPLPERMRPDDLALFLGQTHLGSRLRSLMQAKRLPSLLFFGPPGCGKSTLALLLAKGTGKTFLRLSAPEAGLQHLRRSLSGIEILVLDELHRFSKAQQDFFLPLVESGDLTLLATTTENPSFSVTRQLLSRLHVLRLRPLGRTELVELARRGAMDLQVEMPDELAELLAGVAHGDARTLLNLVEYVAALPSDLREIEHIKAALPEVLVRHDKDGDNHYELASALIKSIRGSDVDAALYYLACLLEGGEDPRFICRRLILSASEDVGLADPNALQLAVACQQAVEFVGMPEGFIPLAETVTYLALARKSNATYAAYLNAQREIKLNGSHPVPLHLRNPSTQMHKEWGYGKEYKYPHNYPDSWIQQTYLPQELEGRRFYQPRDNGEEPRLTQWWRRLHKIKKTEE; via the coding sequence ATGAGTGTAAGCAAGCCCCTGCCTGAGCGCATGCGCCCGGATGATCTGGCCCTTTTTCTTGGGCAGACGCATCTCGGCAGCCGCCTTCGTTCCCTCATGCAGGCCAAGCGTCTGCCGAGCCTGCTGTTTTTTGGCCCCCCGGGTTGCGGAAAATCCACACTGGCCCTTTTGCTGGCCAAGGGCACAGGAAAAACTTTTCTGCGCCTGAGTGCGCCCGAAGCCGGATTGCAGCACCTGCGACGGTCGCTTTCAGGCATTGAAATTCTTGTGCTGGATGAACTGCACCGCTTTTCCAAAGCCCAGCAGGATTTTTTTCTGCCCCTGGTGGAATCGGGTGACCTGACCCTGCTCGCCACAACGACGGAAAATCCTTCCTTCAGTGTAACGCGACAGCTCCTTTCACGCTTGCATGTGCTCCGCCTCCGCCCGCTGGGCCGTACAGAACTTGTGGAGCTGGCACGCCGCGGTGCGATGGACCTGCAGGTGGAAATGCCTGACGAGCTGGCCGAACTTCTGGCAGGAGTGGCCCACGGAGATGCGCGCACACTGCTGAACCTTGTGGAATATGTGGCAGCCCTGCCCTCTGATTTGCGCGAGATCGAGCATATAAAAGCCGCCCTGCCCGAAGTGCTGGTGCGCCACGACAAGGACGGTGACAACCATTACGAGCTTGCTTCAGCCCTCATCAAGTCCATTCGTGGAAGTGATGTGGATGCGGCCCTCTACTACCTGGCCTGCCTTCTTGAAGGCGGCGAAGATCCCCGCTTCATCTGCCGCCGCCTTATTCTTTCCGCCTCTGAAGATGTGGGCCTGGCCGATCCCAATGCCTTGCAGCTGGCCGTGGCATGCCAGCAGGCCGTAGAATTCGTCGGCATGCCAGAAGGCTTCATTCCGCTTGCGGAAACTGTGACCTACCTGGCGCTGGCGCGCAAAAGCAATGCGACGTACGCTGCGTACCTTAACGCGCAGCGTGAAATCAAGCTCAACGGGTCGCATCCGGTTCCCCTTCACCTGCGCAACCCTTCCACGCAAATGCATAAAGAATGGGGATACGGCAAAGAATACAAATATCCCCACAACTATCCGGACTCCTGGATTCAGCAGACCTATCTGCCGCAAGAACTTGAAGGACGGCGCTTTTACCAGCCGCGCGATAACGGCGAAGAGCCTCGCCTCACGCAATGGTGGCGCAGGCTGCACAAAATCAAAAAGACGGAAGAATAG
- a CDS encoding lysophospholipid acyltransferase family protein, whose translation MHPFIEGEFAKKFLTGDTYASQETHTGFFTRLMPSLSFYSRLFGGPLRWLCARAAKGKCDDSAWVHASVWVSDLMERIGCPIEVQGMNAIEEVGGPCLFVANHMSTLETFMLPGMIRPRMPVTFVVKKSLTTMPLFGPVMRSRDPIVLGRSNPREDLAAVLEGGLERLNKGISIIVFPQSTRALNFDQRHFNTIGIKLARKAGVPLIPLALKTDAWGQGQKIKELGPVKPGMPVRYCFASPVHIQGQGKEEHAAICRHIAEHLENWQRLDGINARAV comes from the coding sequence ATGCACCCTTTTATCGAAGGCGAGTTTGCAAAAAAATTTCTCACTGGCGATACCTATGCAAGCCAGGAAACACACACAGGTTTTTTCACCCGTCTGATGCCCTCTCTGAGCTTTTACAGCCGCCTTTTCGGCGGCCCTTTACGATGGCTCTGCGCCAGAGCTGCCAAAGGCAAATGCGACGACAGCGCATGGGTACACGCCAGCGTATGGGTCTCAGACCTTATGGAACGCATCGGTTGCCCCATTGAAGTGCAAGGCATGAACGCCATTGAAGAAGTGGGCGGCCCGTGCCTTTTTGTAGCCAATCATATGAGCACGCTGGAAACATTCATGCTGCCCGGCATGATACGCCCGCGCATGCCCGTCACCTTTGTGGTTAAAAAAAGCCTGACCACCATGCCCCTTTTCGGTCCTGTCATGCGCTCACGCGACCCCATTGTGCTTGGGCGTTCCAACCCGCGTGAAGACCTTGCCGCGGTGCTTGAGGGCGGCCTGGAGCGCCTTAATAAAGGCATTTCCATTATTGTTTTTCCGCAAAGTACGCGAGCGCTCAACTTCGATCAGCGGCACTTCAACACCATCGGCATAAAACTCGCCCGCAAAGCCGGCGTCCCCCTGATACCCCTGGCCCTTAAAACAGACGCTTGGGGGCAGGGGCAAAAAATCAAGGAGCTTGGCCCTGTAAAGCCGGGAATGCCCGTGCGATACTGCTTTGCCAGCCCCGTACACATTCAGGGGCAAGGCAAGGAAGAACACGCCGCCATCTGCCGCCACATTGCCGAACATCTTGAAAACTGGCAGCGCCTGGATGGAATCAACGCCAGGGCCGTCTGA
- a CDS encoding DUF438 domain-containing protein: MGNESVLSLLLFIAGEIMAQTGQPVEIVPPVVLQAQFSGKASREQRLTMLKEIIKELHEGVEFATLQEKFNKTVGDISPEEIASLEQTLVNEGMPEAEIKKMCHLHAALFQNALEGQEMPQVPPGHPVDTYLKENMRAKKLTAEIRDTLDLVSGEAGEKSWPFAVGRLKALTLDLADIQTHYVRKENQLFPLLELHDLSAPGKVMWEVHDDIRHLFRRGQDLLDTDDRSSIIEALKELVDEVDEMFRKEENILFPMSLQLLTDADWGRCRQGDDEIGYSFDIVPDSQWVAPASSTGHEKTAQTGFVDLSTGKLPEQVVDAILCNLPVDISFVGADDKVAYYSDSAHRIFPRSAAVIGREVKNCHPSKSVHMVTEILEAFKKGERDKAEFWLELGGKFIHIQYLSLKNGQGEYLGCLEVGQDATHLRSLNGQRRLLEWT, from the coding sequence ATGGGCAATGAAAGTGTGCTTTCCCTGCTGCTGTTCATTGCCGGAGAAATCATGGCCCAGACAGGGCAACCGGTCGAAATAGTGCCGCCGGTGGTGTTACAGGCGCAATTTTCAGGCAAGGCATCGCGAGAGCAGCGGCTGACTATGCTCAAGGAAATCATCAAGGAATTGCATGAGGGCGTGGAATTTGCGACCCTGCAGGAAAAATTCAATAAAACCGTCGGCGACATTAGCCCGGAAGAAATCGCTTCCCTTGAGCAGACCCTTGTTAACGAAGGAATGCCGGAAGCAGAGATAAAAAAAATGTGCCACCTGCATGCGGCCCTGTTTCAGAATGCGCTTGAAGGTCAGGAGATGCCGCAGGTTCCCCCAGGGCATCCGGTGGACACCTATCTGAAAGAAAATATGCGGGCCAAAAAACTCACTGCTGAAATCAGAGACACCCTTGATCTGGTTTCCGGCGAGGCCGGTGAAAAATCATGGCCTTTTGCTGTGGGCCGTCTCAAGGCATTGACGCTGGATCTGGCTGATATCCAGACACATTACGTGCGTAAGGAAAACCAGTTGTTCCCCTTGCTGGAGCTGCATGACCTGAGCGCCCCCGGCAAGGTCATGTGGGAAGTGCATGACGATATCAGGCATTTGTTCCGGCGGGGGCAAGACCTGCTTGATACAGACGACAGAAGCAGCATCATCGAGGCTCTGAAAGAGCTTGTGGATGAAGTTGATGAAATGTTCCGGAAAGAAGAAAATATTCTGTTTCCCATGAGCCTTCAGTTGCTGACTGATGCGGACTGGGGACGCTGCCGCCAGGGAGATGATGAAATCGGCTATTCCTTTGATATTGTCCCGGACAGTCAATGGGTCGCCCCAGCGTCTTCAACCGGGCATGAAAAAACGGCGCAAACAGGATTTGTTGACCTTTCTACCGGCAAACTGCCAGAGCAGGTGGTGGATGCCATCCTTTGCAATCTGCCTGTGGACATCAGTTTTGTGGGCGCTGACGACAAAGTAGCCTACTATTCCGACAGTGCGCACCGGATCTTTCCCAGAAGCGCAGCCGTGATCGGCCGCGAGGTAAAAAACTGTCACCCCTCCAAATCCGTTCATATGGTTACGGAAATACTGGAAGCGTTTAAAAAGGGTGAAAGGGATAAAGCGGAATTTTGGCTGGAACTTGGCGGTAAGTTCATTCATATTCAGTATTTATCCCTGAAAAACGGGCAGGGAGAGTATCTGGGCTGCCTTGAAGTCGGTCAGGACGCTACTCACCTTCGCTCCCTGAACGGGCAAAGGCGTTTGCTTGAATGGACATGA
- a CDS encoding IS1595 family transposase — protein sequence MFKNSKLSRYKVGKIIECFCIDIDATKTALLLKLNRKTANRYFLAFRTLIYHHQVSQKEKLLGVVELDESFFGPSRVRGHPGPRKRGRGTLKQPVFGIYERSGAVYTEIIPDCSAKTLQAVIRGKVSPESIIHTDGYRGYSGLVDVGYDKHFRINKSKSFSENGVHINGIEAFWSFTKRRLAKFNGVKRNFALHLKECEWRYNKTLPELIAALKLLVAKNKELMV from the coding sequence ATGTTTAAAAACAGTAAATTAAGTCGATACAAAGTTGGAAAAATTATTGAATGCTTTTGCATCGACATTGATGCCACCAAAACAGCTTTACTCCTGAAGCTCAACCGGAAGACCGCAAATAGGTATTTCTTGGCTTTCAGGACATTGATTTACCATCACCAGGTTTCCCAAAAAGAAAAACTCCTGGGTGTGGTTGAGCTTGATGAAAGCTTTTTCGGGCCATCCAGAGTCAGGGGGCACCCCGGCCCCCGCAAAAGGGGCCGGGGCACGCTTAAACAACCGGTATTCGGTATTTACGAGCGAAGTGGCGCGGTATATACAGAGATAATTCCTGATTGCTCCGCTAAAACCTTGCAAGCTGTTATCCGGGGCAAGGTATCCCCTGAAAGTATCATCCATACTGATGGATACAGAGGATATTCCGGGCTAGTTGACGTTGGGTATGACAAGCATTTTCGCATCAATAAGTCCAAGAGCTTTTCTGAAAATGGTGTCCACATCAATGGCATTGAAGCCTTCTGGAGCTTTACCAAAAGACGCCTGGCAAAATTTAATGGTGTAAAGCGCAACTTTGCACTGCACTTAAAAGAATGCGAATGGCGCTACAATAAAACTTTGCCAGAGCTCATTGCGGCCTTGAAGCTTTTAGTGGCAAAAAACAAAGAGCTGATGGTCTAG